In Paenibacillus durus, the DNA window ACCACATACGGCCTCTCAAGCCCCGCTTTGCGGGGCTGATTTTATGCGTATATTCCCGTTTCCAGGATGGCATACTATGCCCGATTTCAGGAAAAATGGATATTCCATTGGACAGGAAGGCGGGAAATTTAGCATGTCGGGATTGTTGTCTTGGGGCCGGGAGGCGGCCCACAGTTTGCCGGGAGAATATTTTATTTATTTTATCGTCTACTCGATATTGGGCTGGCTTATAGAAGGTATGTATAATTGGTACAGCGTCGGGACGTTCCGCAAAGAGGGGCTTATGAAAGGACCGTATAAACCAATGTATGGCATCGCTCCTCTGCTGCTGCTGGCTTTAGGAGGTACAGCCATGCCGCTGCCGATGTTTCTGGCCGCAACATTTATCGTACCGTCGGCTGTGGAATATTTCACGGGGGCTTTGCTGAAGCTCTTGTTCCGCCGCCGCTGGTGGGATTACTCAGGCCAAGAGTATCATCTCAGCGGGCATATCTGTCTGCTGTTCTCTCTGTATTGGTGGGGATTATCGGTTGTATGCCTCGTTGCCGTTCACCCGCTGATGATTCGTCTGTACACACTAACGGCGGATATCTGGAGTGTGCTGCTCCCCATGGCTGTCCTTGGCTTTGCCGCCGATCTCGCCCTGACTTTCCGCATCCGCCGCAAGGAAGCGGTACTGTCGGCGCTGGGCGATGAGGCTGGCGGATCGTACTGACGTTGACCAGGGCAGCTAACGTTGCAAAAAGCTATAACAGGCGGTTCCATCATCAGCGGACCGTCTGTTATTTTTTTTGCCAAAGACTTGGCGGCTTCTGTGTGTTAGAATGATATTTGGATGATATACCCAGTCATGGAAAACTCCGCGAATATCCGCGGATCGTTGATCGGAGCCTTGGGAGGAACACGGATGGCCGGAAGTCTGCTTGTCGTTTTTCTGCTTACGATGATTATACACACCGCCGAGACGCTGTCGTATTCTGTCCGGTACGCTGGAGTAAAATTGAATAAAATCGCGATCTCGCTGTCCCTGACCGGCATTATTGTACTGGTATCGAGGACGGCCAATCTGATTCAGGCCCCGCTGACTGCCAATTTTGTGGATATGGCGAGATTAGATCCCAGCTTTCACCTGAAGAATTATTTAAGGAT includes these proteins:
- a CDS encoding putative ABC transporter permease, producing the protein MPDFRKNGYSIGQEGGKFSMSGLLSWGREAAHSLPGEYFIYFIVYSILGWLIEGMYNWYSVGTFRKEGLMKGPYKPMYGIAPLLLLALGGTAMPLPMFLAATFIVPSAVEYFTGALLKLLFRRRWWDYSGQEYHLSGHICLLFSLYWWGLSVVCLVAVHPLMIRLYTLTADIWSVLLPMAVLGFAADLALTFRIRRKEAVLSALGDEAGGSY